In the Triticum aestivum cultivar Chinese Spring chromosome 2B, IWGSC CS RefSeq v2.1, whole genome shotgun sequence genome, TGGGGGCGGTTTCTTCGCAAAAAAGGCCTTCCATTGGGCTTCGACTTCGGTGTTGTTTTCCTCGATGGTCATCTCGTAAGCCAACTTCTTTTTGGCAGGAGGAGAGTCTTTCTTGCTTGGTACTCTCTTCCGCTTTGGAGAAGGCTGACATGTCCGAGATCGATATGGTGGACTCGTGATAATGGGCTCCGTCTCGGGGTGGGCTGCTGCAGTCGGCTGACACAGTGGCGGACTAGCACCGTGCTCCGTCTCGGGCAGGGTTGGAGTCGGTTGACgtggtgtcggacttggaggaggagtcggCTGGCGCGGTGGCGGACCGGGACTAAATGTGCTCGTGGGGGACTAAGTCTGCCAccatccctttagtcccggtttgtgacgcgaaccgggactagaggcacgccacgaaccggaactaatgatgcccgccccctagccgttggaaccgagactaatggtcacattagtaccGGGCCGTtaccaaaccgggactaatggggctcACGTaaagtcgtttttctactagtgtgcggATACCACGGTCcctctaaccattcaaccacagattggttcgctgtttcttacatgttatgtcacttgactaGGCTAaattaagtctcagtcgactgagatctaGCCACACCCTATAATTTTTCCTGAGAATTAAGAGAGAAACAAAATTGAAATGAAAAGGTGGGCACGAACCTCTTTTTCTTGAGGAATATTTTTTTTTGAGATAACGGCACGAACCTCTAAGTCTAAAACGTCTCCGGGCCTGACATGTATCAGGATGATTTTTATATGGGCGGCCCAGTCAGTGGTCTACTGGGTTCGTTCAAACGAGTTTGAAGACACCGACGAGCCCACTAAAACCAGCCGGAGGAATGCACGGACCGCTGCGCGCGGACGAACATAAAAATCGCAGAAATGTCGACAGAAAAACAGAAAAGGGAGCTAGTTAGTTAGAGAATCTCAGATTCTGGTCAATGGATCTTAACTAACCGCTTGTATTTATAGCCGCGACAACCTCGTTCTTGAACTGTTCAGACTCTGATCTGTCTCTCTCGCAAGCCGCCATGGAGATCGAACGTgccggcggcgcgggcgacgaGGACGACGCGTCCCCGGTGGAGCAGGTCCGGCTGACCGTGCCGGTGACGGACGACCCGTCGCTGCCGGTATGGACGTTCCGCATGTGGACGATGGGCTTCCTCTCCTGCGCGCTCCTCTCCTTCCTCAACCAGTTCTTCGCCTACCGCGCCGAGCCCATCATCATAAGCCAGATCACCATCCAGGTCAGTACTCTCTAGTTACTCAGTACTCGATCAGTAGACGTGCCTGCACGCCCATACAGATTATGCACGGGGAATTCATGGATCGCGCATGCATGGGTGGATGCAGGTGGCGGCGCTGCCGATCGGGCACTTCTTGGCGCGGGTGCTGCCGGAGAAGAAGTTCAGGGTGTTCGGACGTGAGTGCTCGGTGAACCCGGGGCCCTTCAACGTGAAGGAGCACGTGCTGATCTCCATCTTCGCCAACGCCGGCGCCTCCTTCGGCGGCGGCAACGCCTACGCCATCGGCATCGTCACCATCATCAAGGCCTTCTACAAGCGCAACATCTCCTTCGTCACCAGCCTGCTCCTCGTCATCACGACCCAGGTGACCTATTATTAGTTCTGTTTTGTGCGCGTTCACTCGATCTGTCAATCGTGAGTTTATGAATTAATCTGATCGATGCTCCATGCATACAACGTACGTATAGGTGTTGGGGTACGGCTGGGCAGGGCTGATGAGGAAGTACGTGGTGGAGCCGGCGCACATGTGGTGGCCGACGAGTCTGGTGCAGGTTTCTCTCATGAGGTACccgcgtcgatgatttggtcaagTGTTTAACCTAATCAATTTGAAGTGACGATGGACGATGAGATTGCATTGCCCATGCATATCGATCTGATCTGATCTGAGACTGAAATCTGTTGGCAGGGCGATGCACGAGAAGGAGAAGCGGCGGATGACGCGGGGCAAGTTCTTCCTGATCGCGCTCATCTGCAGCTTTGCGTGGTACACGTTGCCGGGGTACCTGTTCCCGACGCTGACGGCCGTCTCGTGGGTGTGCTGGGTGTTCCCCAAGTCGATCACCATGCAGCAGATCGGGTCCGGCCTCAACGGGCTCGGCATCGGCGCCTTCACCCTCGACTGGGCCACGGTGGTCTCCTGGCTGGGGAGCCCTCTGGTGACGCCCTTCTTCGCCACCGCCAACGTGCTCGTCGGCTACGTCCTGCTCATCTACATCATGCTGCCCGTCGCCTACTGGGTAATCAACCTCTACAGCGCCAGCAGCTACCCGCTCTTCTCCAACGAGCTCTTCGACGCCCACGGCCAGCTCTACGACATCCACTCCATCGTCAACGACAAGTTCGAGATCGACATGGACGCCTACGCGCGGCAGGGCAGGATCCACCTCAGCCTCTTCTTCGCCGTCAGCTACGGCCTCGgcttcgccaccatcgccgccACCTTCACCCACGTCGCATGCTTCTACGGCAAGTATGTTCATCTCCTTTCCTCGTAGATGCATGCCGATGATTGATCTCAGCTGTTATATAAGTGCTGTGTGTTGACTGTTTGATTGATTTGTTAATTTCTGCGTGAAGGGAGATGTACCAGAGGTTCCGGGAGTCGTACAAGGGCAAGATGGACGTGCACGCGAGGCTCATGAAGAGGTACGACGACATACCGAACTGGTGGTTCTACATCCTGCTCGCGGTGTCCATGGCGGTATCCTTGGTCCTCTGCACCGTGTTCAAGGAGGAGGTGCAGCTGCCGTGGTGGGGCCTCCTCATTGCCTGCGCCATAGCCTTCGTCTTCACGCTCCCCATTAGCGTCATCACCGCAACCACAAACACGGTACTACATGCTTATGCTGGCCGACCGTGTGTCGTCGGTAGACGTGCACAATCGTATCGCTAATCAGTTGTGGCGTTGAATTAATTGCAGACGCCGGGGTTGAATATCATCACGGAGTATTGCTGGGGTCTGATCATGCCGGGGAAGCCGATCGCCAACGTGTGCTTCAAGGTGTACGGCTACATGAGCATGAACCAGGCCGTCTCCTTCCTTACCGACTTCAAGCTCGGCCACTACATGAAGATCCCCCCAAGATCCATGTTCCTGGTGCAGGTACGTAACTGCACGCTGATCACAAATTGTTAAGCTCTCAGAGATTAATCTTGTACGTACGTCCAAGTCCAACCAACACTCTATTCATGTTTAGTTCGTGGGGACGGTGGTGGCGTCGACGGTGAACACGGTGGTGGCGTGGTGGCTGCTGACCACCGTGCCGCACATCTGCGAGAAGGGACAGCTCCCGGAGGGCAGCCCGTGGACGTGCCCGGGCGACCACGTCTTCTTCGACGCGTCCGTGATCTGGGGCCTCGTCGGCCCGCGCCGCATCTTCGGGCCGCTCGGCTACTACTCCGCCCTAAACTGGTTCTTCCTCATCGGGCTGGCCGGGCCGGTGGTGGTGTGGCTCTTCGCCAAGGCGCTGCCGCGGCACGCCGGCTGGATCAGCCTCATCAACCTGCCCGTCATCCTGGGAGGCACGGCCATGATGCCCCCGGCGTCGGCCCTCAACTACACGGCGTGGGGCTTCGTCGGCTTTGTGTTCAACTTCTTCGTGTTCCGGTACCGCAAGGGGTGGTGGAAGCGGTACAACTACGTGCTGTCGGCGGCCATGGACGGCGGCGTGGCCATCATGGGGGTGCTCCTCTACTTTGCGCTCACCAGCTGGGGCCACCAGCTCGACTGGTGGGGCTCCAGGGGCGAGTACTGCGACCTCGCCGCCTGCCCCACCGCCAAGGGCGTGCTGGTGGACGGATGCCCCGTCATCTGAGACTGAGAGTTCAAGTCTTGAATCTTGATCAACACATGAAGCATGCACCTAGCTTAACGCTAGCAGACGTGTAGAATTATAGATTGTGTGCTGCTCTTTGTCAATTGGAAAGTTAGATTATGCAGCTGTCAGACTGTTCAGTTTGTAGGTATTAGAGCTGCGGTTTGTTTGATGGGtgtgagtaaattgcaaaaaacaaCCACAATTGTGAAAATGTTATCAAACACCCACCAAAATGCATATTTTCCGGTGGGTTTTTTCTGAAGCATTGGAAACTTCGGCCCAATTGTGGTGGTTTTGCAATTTACTCGGATGCCCGTCTGGTTTAATATTGTGTAAAGATTCGAAAATTAGCCTTGTTTTATGAGACAAAATTCCTTGAACCAATGCATTTCCATTTAACTTTCCGAAACGACTCAAATCCTAAATTACCAAACACATGTAagccaaatatatctctaacattaGAAACCAAAGAGAGAAGGGTCCACCATTGGATATCAGAGGGAAGCCGATTTGTGGGGAGAAGAGTCCGTAGGTCTAATCCGTAGGTGCTATCCGTAAGTGTTTCTTGGTTAGGTAAAGATGAAAGTTAAATTTTATTTTGGAAGGAACAAAATTTTCATAAGACAAAAATATTAAATTTAACCTTCTATTAAATTTATTAATTT is a window encoding:
- the LOC123041986 gene encoding oligopeptide transporter 4-like, with the protein product MEIERAGGAGDEDDASPVEQVRLTVPVTDDPSLPVWTFRMWTMGFLSCALLSFLNQFFAYRAEPIIISQITIQVAALPIGHFLARVLPEKKFRVFGRECSVNPGPFNVKEHVLISIFANAGASFGGGNAYAIGIVTIIKAFYKRNISFVTSLLLVITTQVLGYGWAGLMRKYVVEPAHMWWPTSLVQVSLMRAMHEKEKRRMTRGKFFLIALICSFAWYTLPGYLFPTLTAVSWVCWVFPKSITMQQIGSGLNGLGIGAFTLDWATVVSWLGSPLVTPFFATANVLVGYVLLIYIMLPVAYWVINLYSASSYPLFSNELFDAHGQLYDIHSIVNDKFEIDMDAYARQGRIHLSLFFAVSYGLGFATIAATFTHVACFYGKEMYQRFRESYKGKMDVHARLMKRYDDIPNWWFYILLAVSMAVSLVLCTVFKEEVQLPWWGLLIACAIAFVFTLPISVITATTNTTPGLNIITEYCWGLIMPGKPIANVCFKVYGYMSMNQAVSFLTDFKLGHYMKIPPRSMFLVQFVGTVVASTVNTVVAWWLLTTVPHICEKGQLPEGSPWTCPGDHVFFDASVIWGLVGPRRIFGPLGYYSALNWFFLIGLAGPVVVWLFAKALPRHAGWISLINLPVILGGTAMMPPASALNYTAWGFVGFVFNFFVFRYRKGWWKRYNYVLSAAMDGGVAIMGVLLYFALTSWGHQLDWWGSRGEYCDLAACPTAKGVLVDGCPVI